The genome window TTCTTTGTAAGGAGCATGTTTCAGATCGATCAACGAGCCAGTCTTGGCATTCGAGGAGGTTAAATAGATAAAAGTATTAGACTGCTCAACTTTTTGTCGAATAGTTTCTAAGGATAAGCCTGGTGAAATGATCGAAACAATATTAGGATAAATTTCTTTTGGCAGCTCATGATCGACACAAAGGATCGCATCGTATAAAGCGTGATCCAGCTGGCCAAATCGTAATTGCTGAATCCCTTCATAATAAGTCATAATCACAATTTTGAATTCATAATTTTGTTTAATTTGTTTCAACGTATCGCTGATATCGTTGATAGTTAATCCATTTTGCAATAAGCACCTATTAATCTTTTGAATTAAAGGTCCGTCTTGGTATGCGTTTGTTACGGGAATGCCTAATTCAATTGTCTTAACATGATTGGCTGCTAGTAAATCCATTAATTGAAAGAATGTTTTGCGCTCCGGGTAGTTAATTGGAATGAAGAAGATCGGCATTGTCATTAAGCACCACCGATTGCTTTAAGAAAGAATCCCAGGATTGGACCATAAACACAGTAGTCAGTTTCGCTTAAGATTCGCATGATTGGCGCAAAACTGCCGACCAGCGGTAATAGCAATGCTTGACCGAAGATTAAAAGGAATCCATTAGCGCACGATCCCAGAATTGCTCCTCTGGTTCCGCCATGAGCGTTGCCGAAAATTGCGGTAACTGCTCCAGTAAAGAAAGTTGGAATCAAAGCCGGAAAGACAATCACCGGATAGTTGGCCGCTCCCAGAATTAACATCCCAATTAATCCCGTGGTTAAACTGCATAAGAATCCAACGATTACTGAAGTTGGATAATTAGGGAATAGTAACGGAACATCTAAACCTGGTTTCGCATTTGGAATCAGCTTATCAGCAACCCCGTGAAATGCTGGAATGATTTCAGCTAACATCATTCTGACTCCAGTAATAATAACTGTAATCCACATTCCAAACTCAACCCCTTTAGTGATACTAAAAACAACAATGTCTTTGCCGCCGCTGACATTTTGCATAATCCAGCCGTTGCCTGAAAATAGTCCGAGAAAGAAGAATAAAAGAGTCATCACAATCGTTAAAGCAATGGTCATTTCTCTTAGAAAATTTAGTTTCTTAGGAATCTTCATTTTTTCCAAGTCATGATCTTTGTTTCCGAGAAATTTCCCTAAAATCGAAGCTACTAACAAGCCAGATGAGCTAGAATGACCTAGAGTAAAGCCGTCGGCTCCTTTGACTGGTTTAATTAGGATATTTACATAAGCACAAGATAATGTCATATACAGACCTAAAATTACTGCGCCAATTAACACGAGCGGTACAATTGTTAGCTTGGTATTGAATTTGAGCAGTGCTGCAATCATTCCGGCGAAAAAGAATGAAACATGCGGCGATAAATGAACGAATTTTAATGGCGTAAATCGCGCCAATAGAATGTTAACCAAGAATCCTAATGCGAAAATTAGAGCCATTTCGGTCCCGATTGAGGCTAAACTGGAAGCTTGGGTTGCACCAATATCGGTTAAATTCGGTGCTTTAACCCTAAAAATTCTTGAAATCATTAACTGCAGCGGCAGAAGTGCCGTACCTAAAGTCTGGCCTCCCACATTGATCATCGTGAATCCGATAATTGCCTTTAGAGTACTGGGCAAGATCTTATCCCAGCTTTTCTTCTCAGCTGCCATGCCGACAATTACAACAATACCAATAATGAAGATGGGTTGGCTAAGGACATTATTTATAAAATAAAGCAGAATTTTCATTTCAATTCTCCTCGCTTTGATTTATTTTGGCAATCGCAGCTAATAGTTCCTTCTTCAAATAATCTTTGTCCATTAAATTATTGATTCTAATTACTTCAGCTTTGGTCTCAGATAGCTGATCAGCAAAGTCTGAGGTTGTAACAACGATGTCATAAGAATTAGGATCCACCGAACCAATATCTGAAGCATCGACAACTCCTTCAATATTTTCTCCGTCCAATATTTGTTGAGTGAATAACCGTTCCATCATTGAACTACCGACACCAGCACCACAAACTGTTACGATTTTAATCATTTTTTATTTCCCTCCCGAATAATTTTGTAAATTTCTTCACTTGTTTGACAACGATTAATTTGTTCCACTACTTTCAAGTTGCCCAAAAGCTCTACAAGTTCAGATAGAGCCAAAAGGTGACTTTGATTGTCAGTTGCACATAAGCCAATAACCAGCTTGACAGGATCGTTAGTTGGATGGCCGAAATTTATCGGCGTTTGTAGCGTCACCAGACTAAATCCAATCTTTAAAGCACCTTTTTCTGGTCGAGCATGCGGCATCGCAATCCCTGGAGCAATAACGATATAATTACCATTAGTTTTGACATTTTGAATCATTGCCGTGACGTAATTGTTGGTTGCATCTCCATCTTTAACCAAGAGATTCCCGCACTCTTTAACTGCGTCTTGCCAATCCTTAGCTAAGTATTTTGTTTTAATTGTATTAGGAGTCAAGACTTCCGTTAACATAGGCTCATAACCATCTTTCTTTAAATTATTTTGTAGCAAGTGTTTTAAATCGACATAGACGAGCCGTTTTTGCTGCTCAGACAAGCGTACATGTCTTGTAAAAATCGATATTATTTCATCAATATTAATTTCATGAAGCGGAATTCGAGAAATTTTCTGAATTCGGTCGACATCTTGAGTTGGAAGCATGGGATTAACTTTGATCGTTGGAGCTTTTTCTGAAGAGAAGTCAATGGTAGAAATTATGAGATCGACCTCATTTCTTCTTAGCCAATTATCAGCCTCTCGTTTACTGAAAGTTCCTAGAAAGTTAAATTTAAAAATCCCCTGCAGTTTACTGTTTAAGAGCTGTGAAGTGCTTAACCCCGAATTGCAGACCACGATAACCTTCTTAAGCTTTCGCACCTTAACGTGTTTCCTTTCAAGTGAGGCAGCAAAGAAAAGGGTTAAAAAAGATATCTCCTGTTTGCTGAATTTAACATCTAATTTCAATTCCAGCTGAGGAATTGCTTTAGTTACCGCTGAATTTAAATTTTGAAATTTAGTTACGATTTGTTCGTAAAGAGGATTATTTAATTCTTCCTGGGAGCGTATGCGATTATACGCGGGCCGAAGGTGAGTTAAAATTCCCTGAAAGAGCTTCTCGTCTTGATCAAAAAATGGTTCTGCAAAGAAAATTCCAACGTGTTTGATGAAATCGATCGTGATAAAATTCCAAAACAGCCAGTCATCAGCAACATTTTCGTTGATGTCTGCTAAAGAGGCCTCAGCAATCAAATTTCCCAAATAATTCATTTCGGCAGGTCGCTTAACACAATTAGGAAACAATTTATTAAATGATTCATTTTCCGTCATTGTTTCGATTTCTAAATAGTGTTTATCAGGGACTGCTAAATTATTCTCAATAAAGAAGCCCTGATTTGTTCTTTCATAACTTGCCCAAAAGTAAGAAATGATTCGATCAAACGAATTCTGAGAAACGTGGCGCTTAAGAGTTTTAAAGATAATACTGATTGTTTTCTCAATCTGCTCAATATTTTCTAGTTGGTCAAATATATTTATTTGCGCGGTTGGGTACAATGAAGCAATTAATTTCCTGATTGTTTCCTCATCGCCAACTAGCACATAGCCCGTAAATGGGATCGACTGAAGTTTAATTCCTTGACTAGATAAAGCCTTCTTTACTTCCCTGATCTCTTTAATAATTGTGTTTTTGGAAAGGCTATATTTTGCCATCAGATTTAAGATACTTAAGTTCTTGGTATTCAGTAATACATCAAGCGTAATCTGCCTCTTACGGAAGTTACTATCCAAATACAAGATATCTTTCTTGTTAGGTAAAATGTTTAAGAATGATGCGTTAATAGACTCTGGATACGTAACTTTTTTATTTCGAACAAGAATTTCATTAAAGCCCGCCTTAGAAAGGAAATCATTGAGCTTTGCGAGATCAGCTAAAATAGTTTTCGATGTTACATTAAACAACTCACTTAATTTATCGATTGTAAAACTTTCTTGTTTTAAACAAATGAGTCGGAATAATTCAGGTAGCCGGCTTTCCATTGTTTTCCCTCCTCAATGAAAAGTATATCTGCTTATAAAATCGCTTTCAAAGACCAATTTAGCATCCAACTTTGGAAATAATTTGAACTCGACAGTTTGAATTATTTCCAAAATTATGAGGAAAATCAAAAAATAAAATCCCCAACCAGAGTTGGGGACAATTTTTTAATATAAATTAGATATTTGTATATATAGTTCGTTATTTCGATTTACATTTTGAGGTAAACAACATCGACAATATCATCTTGAGTAACAAAGTCTACTTCTTGAGTTTGAACCTGTTGATTTGGACGATACCCTACAAAGTTAGGCAATGGAAATGCATCCCATCTGGCTGTTCCCCACTCACCATAAGTCTTTTGACCAGTAACCATATTGGTATAAATAGTTCTTTTGACTACAGCAACCTGTTGGTAGTTTCTTGAGGCACCATTTGGTTGATGAATGTTAATAGTTCTGACTGCCGTTCTAGACTCAGAACTTTGTGTTATCCGAGGTTCAACTTTAACAGTCACACTCTGATTACCGCTACCATCAATAGTAATGCTTTCTTCTGGAATAGAAACAATATCATACTTGCGTGGCGCATGATAATTTGGCGTAATCACATCACCAACGTAACCAGTATATTTCTGAGTTCCGACGACGGTATCGCCATAAACGTAGTTAATATTTACAGTTTGTTCCACTTCGTCATAGTAGACATCGATCGTTGTATCCCAACAATAAGCGTCCACTGACAGGGCTGGAATTACTGCTTGATCAGGTTCATATCCTGGAATTTCTTGTGGTCGATATTGATTCCATTGAGCCTTAGACCAAGGTCCATATGTTATAGTTCCATCAGAATTGACATTAATTAAACGTTTGATTGTAGCAGTTTGTCTATCTGTTGATACTGATCCATCAGGCAGGTGCAGATTAATTGTCCGAGTCACGGCTTTAGATTCATAATTATTGGCACTCGCTGGCGTAGTATCCCAATCGTAAACCGTTACTTGATCTCGTCCCTTCAACGACATTAAATCATCAGGAGTATATTTTGTCCCTTGCTTATAACCGCTGGTTGCAATCCATCTCCGAGAAGTGACTACTTTATCAGTGCCTGGGACCGTTGTACCAATCATAGGAACTTCAAATATTGTGCCATAAGATGGAGCTCCTTTGCTCAAATCTACCTTAGGTCCTACAATCAAGTGATTAAGACTGCAAGTGGCACTAAATACTGTAGAATTGTTCTGTAGATGAGTCATATCAAAATTGCTTAAATTTAGAGATTGTAAACTACCACATTTATAAAACATATCTTCCATATTTGTAACATGACTGGTATCAAAGCTGCTTAAATCGAGATTTAAAAAGCAAATCGATCCACTAAACATACATGACATGTCAGTTACATGAGAAGTGTCAAAATTCTTAAAATCAACGCTCGCATTTTGAACATTAACGTAAGAAAACATCTTAGAACAATTTTCTGGAGCAATCACTCCTGGATCAAAAGTAATTTTAAGATTTTTGCAATTCCAAAAATTAATTCCTTCAGGAACAATTTTGCCTTCTGCCAAATTTCCCGCATGAAATTGAAGAGTGTAATTATTATCATCGTTCTTAATGTAATCCCATTTACAAGTGCCAGAGACTCCAGTTTTAACAATTTCACCGTTCTGACTACCCCTTTCACTAACTGAAGCCGGTGTAGCAGTTTCGGCACCAACATTTTGAGCAGTAACCATCATCCCCATGGATAGAGCGAGGACACTGCTGGAAATAAAAATAAAACTTTTCTTTTTCAAACTTTTCTTCTCCTTATAAATAAATTTTTTGCTATTTTAGTATACTATTTGCGAATTCGATGTCAACATTCAATAAGTACAGCAAGTACTAATATCGGATGATATCAAATTTATCTTTGAAAATTTCCGCCATTAATGGTTAAAAAGAATTTAAATTTTTCGATAGAAGATATCAACGAGATTGTCTTCAGTTAATGCATTCACTATTGTCGCTGGAACAATTTGATTTGCCTGATATCCTTCAAACTTAGGGAGCTTGAATTCTTCCCATTTGGAAGTTCCCCATTCACTATAAGTCTTTTCACCAGTAACCATATTAGTGTAAATAGTTTGCGCAACAACAGCTGTTTGCTGATAACTTCTTAAGGCACCATTTGGTTGATGAATGTTAATAGTTCTTACTTTCGTTCTTGTTCTAGTAGTTTGCGTAATTTTTGGTTCCACTTTAACAATCACAATCTGGTTCCCACTACCATCAATAGTGATGCTTTCCTCAGGAATAGAAACAATATCATACTTGCGTGGCGCGTGATAATTTGGCGTAATCACATCACCTACGTAACCGGTATATTTCTGAGTTCCTACTACTGTATCACCATATACATAGCTAATATTTACGGTTTGTTCCACTTCATCATAGTAGACATCGACCGTTGAATCCCCACTGTTGGAATCAATTGACCGTGCAGGAATCACTTCTTGATCAGGTTCATATCCCGGAATTTCTTGTGGTCGATATTGATTCCATTGAGCTTTAGACCAAGCACCGTATGTTCTAGTACCATCAGGATTAATGGTAACAAGACGCTTAATTGTTGCAGTTTGCCTTTCGGATAT of Xylocopilactobacillus apicola contains these proteins:
- a CDS encoding tryptophan synthase subunit alpha, with translation MTMPIFFIPINYPERKTFFQLMDLLAANHVKTIELGIPVTNAYQDGPLIQKINRCLLQNGLTINDISDTLKQIKQNYEFKIVIMTYYEGIQQLRFGQLDHALYDAILCVDHELPKEIYPNIVSIISPGLSLETIRQKVEQSNTFIYLTSSNAKTGSLIDLKHAPYKEIILSIRQMTSLPIYVGFGIKNNEDVQRVIENGADGSIIGSQLLKHYETQGLPGVSQYLQTF
- a CDS encoding PTS ascorbate transporter subunit IIC; translated protein: MKILLYFINNVLSQPIFIIGIVVIVGMAAEKKSWDKILPSTLKAIIGFTMINVGGQTLGTALLPLQLMISRIFRVKAPNLTDIGATQASSLASIGTEMALIFALGFLVNILLARFTPLKFVHLSPHVSFFFAGMIAALLKFNTKLTIVPLVLIGAVILGLYMTLSCAYVNILIKPVKGADGFTLGHSSSSGLLVASILGKFLGNKDHDLEKMKIPKKLNFLREMTIALTIVMTLLFFFLGLFSGNGWIMQNVSGGKDIVVFSITKGVEFGMWITVIITGVRMMLAEIIPAFHGVADKLIPNAKPGLDVPLLFPNYPTSVIVGFLCSLTTGLIGMLILGAANYPVIVFPALIPTFFTGAVTAIFGNAHGGTRGAILGSCANGFLLIFGQALLLPLVGSFAPIMRILSETDYCVYGPILGFFLKAIGGA
- a CDS encoding PTS sugar transporter subunit IIB codes for the protein MIKIVTVCGAGVGSSMMERLFTQQILDGENIEGVVDASDIGSVDPNSYDIVVTTSDFADQLSETKAEVIRINNLMDKDYLKKELLAAIAKINQSEEN
- a CDS encoding BglG family transcription antiterminator, yielding MESRLPELFRLICLKQESFTIDKLSELFNVTSKTILADLAKLNDFLSKAGFNEILVRNKKVTYPESINASFLNILPNKKDILYLDSNFRKRQITLDVLLNTKNLSILNLMAKYSLSKNTIIKEIREVKKALSSQGIKLQSIPFTGYVLVGDEETIRKLIASLYPTAQINIFDQLENIEQIEKTISIIFKTLKRHVSQNSFDRIISYFWASYERTNQGFFIENNLAVPDKHYLEIETMTENESFNKLFPNCVKRPAEMNYLGNLIAEASLADINENVADDWLFWNFITIDFIKHVGIFFAEPFFDQDEKLFQGILTHLRPAYNRIRSQEELNNPLYEQIVTKFQNLNSAVTKAIPQLELKLDVKFSKQEISFLTLFFAASLERKHVKVRKLKKVIVVCNSGLSTSQLLNSKLQGIFKFNFLGTFSKREADNWLRRNEVDLIISTIDFSSEKAPTIKVNPMLPTQDVDRIQKISRIPLHEINIDEIISIFTRHVRLSEQQKRLVYVDLKHLLQNNLKKDGYEPMLTEVLTPNTIKTKYLAKDWQDAVKECGNLLVKDGDATNNYVTAMIQNVKTNGNYIVIAPGIAMPHARPEKGALKIGFSLVTLQTPINFGHPTNDPVKLVIGLCATDNQSHLLALSELVELLGNLKVVEQINRCQTSEEIYKIIREGNKK
- a CDS encoding mucin-binding protein, which produces MKKKSFIFISSSVLALSMGMMVTAQNVGAETATPASVSERGSQNGEIVKTGVSGTCKWDYIKNDDNNYTLQFHAGNLAEGKIVPEGINFWNCKNLKITFDPGVIAPENCSKMFSYVNVQNASVDFKNFDTSHVTDMSCMFSGSICFLNLDLSSFDTSHVTNMEDMFYKCGSLQSLNLSNFDMTHLQNNSTVFSATCSLNHLIVGPKVDLSKGAPSYGTIFEVPMIGTTVPGTDKVVTSRRWIATSGYKQGTKYTPDDLMSLKGRDQVTVYDWDTTPASANNYESKAVTRTINLHLPDGSVSTDRQTATIKRLINVNSDGTITYGPWSKAQWNQYRPQEIPGYEPDQAVIPALSVDAYCWDTTIDVYYDEVEQTVNINYVYGDTVVGTQKYTGYVGDVITPNYHAPRKYDIVSIPEESITIDGSGNQSVTVKVEPRITQSSESRTAVRTINIHQPNGASRNYQQVAVVKRTIYTNMVTGQKTYGEWGTARWDAFPLPNFVGYRPNQQVQTQEVDFVTQDDIVDVVYLKM